One Streptomyces sp. NBC_00554 DNA segment encodes these proteins:
- the otr(A) gene encoding tetracycline resistance ribosomal protection protein Otr(A), which produces MHTLNIGILAHVDAGKTSLTERLLFDGGAIDRLGSVDAGDTRTDDGEIERQRGITIRSAVAAFTVGDVQVNLIDTPGHSDFIAEVERALKVLDGAVLLLSAVEGVQAQTRVLMRTLRRLRLPTLVFVNKIDRAGAREEELLADIRRRLTPYVVPLTGVRDIGTPRARVVPRPLDDTASGTLAEVDTGVLAAVVDGPAPTEDELRAALAARTADGSLHPVFFGSAVGGQGVAELVGGLVRLIPRPVYPGAGEPRGTVFAVRPGPGGERTAYLRLYGGEVTRRQQLTFLRREADGRTAQVSGRALGLEVVGRPGAVPLTPGNIAALRGVGGIRVGDRLGEVTERAPQFAAPTLETTVRARHPEQAAALRTALLALADQDPLTHARPAESGSTALLLYGEVQKEVLSATLAQDFGIEAEFEPSRVRFLERPEGTGEAYEEIQRHGDNRFWATVGLRVEPGPHGSGGVFTYETELGALPRAFHQAIEDTVHATLLTGRQGRPVTDYRVTLVRSGFAAPISTAADFRGLTPVVLRRALERAGTRVYEPYHSFEVELPLDALAPVTARLAAYGAEFKETTGGRTAWLVTGELPARHVRDVELRLPGLTRGEGVWWSRASGDRVVR; this is translated from the coding sequence ATGCACACCTTGAACATCGGAATTCTGGCCCACGTCGACGCGGGTAAGACCAGCCTCACCGAGCGGCTGCTCTTCGACGGCGGCGCGATCGACCGGCTCGGCAGTGTGGACGCCGGTGACACCCGGACGGACGACGGGGAGATCGAGCGGCAGCGCGGCATCACCATCCGCTCGGCCGTCGCCGCGTTCACCGTCGGGGACGTACAGGTCAATCTGATCGACACCCCCGGGCACTCCGACTTCATCGCCGAGGTCGAACGTGCCCTGAAGGTCCTGGACGGCGCGGTGCTGCTGCTCTCCGCCGTCGAGGGAGTCCAGGCGCAGACGCGTGTCCTGATGAGGACCCTGCGAAGGCTGCGGCTGCCCACGCTCGTCTTCGTCAACAAGATCGACCGGGCGGGGGCGCGGGAGGAGGAGCTGCTCGCCGACATCCGGCGCCGCCTCACGCCGTACGTCGTGCCCCTCACGGGGGTGCGGGACATCGGCACCCCCCGCGCCCGGGTCGTGCCGCGCCCGCTGGACGACACGGCGTCCGGCACCCTCGCCGAGGTCGACACGGGCGTGCTGGCCGCGGTCGTGGACGGGCCCGCGCCGACCGAGGACGAACTGCGCGCCGCGCTCGCCGCGCGGACCGCCGACGGGTCCCTGCACCCTGTCTTCTTCGGGTCCGCGGTGGGCGGGCAGGGAGTCGCCGAACTGGTCGGGGGTCTTGTCCGGCTGATTCCGCGCCCGGTGTACCCCGGCGCCGGCGAACCGCGCGGCACGGTCTTCGCCGTACGGCCGGGACCCGGCGGCGAGCGCACGGCTTATCTCCGGTTGTACGGGGGTGAGGTGACGCGTCGTCAGCAGTTGACGTTCCTGCGCCGTGAGGCCGACGGGCGGACGGCGCAGGTGTCCGGACGGGCACTGGGCCTGGAGGTGGTCGGCCGACCCGGCGCGGTGCCGCTCACACCGGGCAACATCGCCGCGCTCCGGGGCGTCGGAGGCATCCGCGTCGGCGACCGGCTCGGCGAAGTCACCGAGAGGGCCCCGCAGTTCGCGGCCCCGACGCTGGAGACGACGGTACGGGCGAGACACCCCGAGCAGGCGGCCGCGTTGCGCACCGCCCTCCTCGCCCTCGCCGATCAGGACCCGCTGACGCATGCCAGGCCCGCCGAGTCCGGCAGTACCGCGCTGCTGCTCTACGGCGAGGTGCAGAAGGAGGTGCTCTCGGCCACGCTGGCCCAGGACTTCGGCATCGAGGCCGAGTTCGAGCCGAGCCGGGTGCGGTTCCTGGAACGGCCGGAAGGCACCGGCGAGGCATACGAGGAGATTCAGCGGCACGGCGACAACCGGTTCTGGGCGACGGTCGGGCTGCGCGTCGAGCCCGGGCCGCACGGCTCCGGCGGCGTCTTCACGTACGAGACCGAACTCGGCGCCCTCCCCCGGGCCTTCCACCAGGCGATCGAGGACACCGTTCACGCGACCCTGCTCACCGGTCGGCAGGGCCGGCCGGTGACGGACTACCGGGTCACGCTGGTCCGTTCGGGATTCGCCGCGCCCATCAGCACGGCCGCCGACTTCCGCGGACTGACCCCGGTCGTACTGCGCCGCGCTCTGGAGCGGGCGGGGACCCGGGTGTACGAGCCTTACCACTCCTTCGAGGTGGAACTCCCGCTGGACGCACTGGCCCCGGTGACAGCTCGACTGGCCGCGTACGGAGCGGAGTTCAAGGAGACCACCGGAGGACGTACCGCCTGGCTGGTCACCGGTGAGCTGCCGGCCCGGCATGTGCGGGACGTCGAGCTGCGGCTGCCCGGGCTGACGCGGGGCGAAGGCGTGTGGTGGTCCCGTGCTTCGGGGGACCGGGTGGTCCGCTGA
- a CDS encoding DUF4230 domain-containing protein, with product MTTSIKRLPGWAKVLSAFVLVLVVLFAGLRLAVLPGLRDVFGTETNDRTGPALLKSIQDMSRYDAASGNFQVVVDLEKDAKYLPDALRGTRTLYVGAGTVDAYVDLGKLADKDVTVNEDRTSATLRLPHAALGKPALDPDRSYAVSKQRGLLDRIGDIFSDNPNGEQAVQKLAVKHISDAAKDSRLTARAEENTTGMLEGLLSSLGFKEVNVTYGK from the coding sequence ATGACGACGTCCATCAAGCGCTTGCCCGGGTGGGCGAAAGTGCTCAGTGCGTTCGTGCTGGTGCTCGTGGTGCTGTTCGCCGGCCTGCGGCTCGCCGTACTGCCGGGGCTGCGCGATGTGTTCGGCACGGAGACCAACGACCGGACGGGCCCCGCGCTCCTCAAATCGATCCAGGACATGAGCCGTTACGACGCCGCGTCAGGCAACTTCCAGGTGGTCGTGGACCTGGAGAAGGACGCCAAGTACCTGCCCGACGCGCTCCGCGGCACCCGCACGCTGTACGTGGGGGCCGGCACCGTCGACGCATATGTCGACCTCGGCAAACTCGCCGACAAGGACGTGACGGTCAACGAGGACCGCACGTCGGCCACGCTCCGGCTGCCGCACGCCGCGCTGGGCAAGCCCGCGCTCGACCCCGATCGTTCGTACGCCGTCTCCAAGCAACGTGGTCTCCTCGACCGGATCGGCGACATCTTCTCGGACAACCCGAACGGCGAGCAGGCCGTGCAGAAGCTCGCGGTGAAGCACATCAGTGATGCCGCGAAGGACAGCCGCCTCACCGCGCGCGCCGAGGAGAACACCACCGGCATGCTCGAAGGCCTGCTGAGCTCGCTCGGCTTCAAGGAGGTGAACGTCACGTACGGCAAGTGA
- a CDS encoding VanZ family protein, which produces MLRTALRARTAKSGRKAPAPAPEKGRKRGRRSLPLPVRLFFMLLALGGMVAFAVVLARLTLEPSPASEALIHTNLHPGRSLNAYLNQPEMRDAFRQIGGNILLGVPFGLLLPVLWPKARGVLRVLLLTAVVMLLVELIQGAVITGRAFDIDDVILNTSGALLGYLLLGRRLGRAVHGGRRKRNTSTSD; this is translated from the coding sequence ATGCTCCGTACGGCGTTGCGCGCTCGTACCGCGAAGTCGGGTCGCAAGGCGCCGGCACCGGCACCGGAGAAGGGGCGGAAGCGGGGGCGGAGGTCGCTCCCCCTTCCCGTGCGGCTGTTCTTCATGCTGCTGGCCCTCGGGGGGATGGTGGCGTTCGCGGTCGTGCTGGCCCGGCTGACGCTGGAACCGTCCCCGGCGTCGGAGGCACTGATCCACACCAATCTGCACCCCGGCCGTTCCCTGAACGCGTATCTCAACCAGCCGGAAATGCGCGACGCCTTCAGGCAGATCGGCGGGAACATTCTGCTCGGGGTGCCCTTCGGACTGCTGCTCCCCGTGCTGTGGCCGAAGGCCCGGGGAGTCCTGCGGGTCCTCCTGCTGACCGCGGTGGTCATGCTGCTGGTCGAGCTGATCCAGGGAGCGGTCATCACCGGGCGGGCCTTCGACATCGACGACGTCATCCTCAACACGAGCGGGGCACTGCTGGGTTACCTGCTCCTCGGGCGCAGGCTCGGCAGGGCTGTGCACGGCGGTCGGCGCAAGCGAAACACTTCCACGAGCGACTGA
- a CDS encoding ricin-type beta-trefoil lectin domain protein — MASPRLLRRCLFAALSALLVASAAIAPAQAGPAAADDVTAAAVVFQDTFDGSGGWAVDPNKWQIETGDNVNNHERQMYTAGANNAALDGQGHLVITARKDNPANYQCWYGRCEYTSARLNTAGKFTAQYGRVEATLKVPRGQGMWPAFWMLGNDIGSVGWPASGEIDVMENVGYEPSTIHGTIHGPGYSGSAGIGAGYTLPNGQQFADGFHTFAVDWAPNSIKWSVDGIVYQTRTPADVGGNAWVFNKPFYLILNLAVGGYWPGDPNSSTVFPQYLVVDEVKVTTGTTSGTGVPIRGLAGKCVDVAGASSANGAAVQLYDCNSSAAQQWTVGSDGTIRALGKCLDVTSGGTADGSTVQLYDCNGSAAQQWVVSSANDIVNPQANKCLDVTGSNSANATRLQIWTCTGAANQKWTVG; from the coding sequence GTGGCTTCCCCACGCCTGCTCCGAAGATGCCTCTTTGCCGCTCTCTCCGCATTACTCGTCGCGTCTGCCGCCATCGCTCCCGCTCAGGCGGGTCCCGCGGCCGCCGATGACGTGACCGCCGCGGCCGTGGTGTTCCAGGACACCTTCGACGGCTCCGGCGGATGGGCCGTGGATCCCAACAAGTGGCAGATCGAGACCGGCGACAACGTCAACAACCACGAGCGGCAGATGTACACGGCCGGCGCCAACAACGCGGCGCTGGACGGCCAGGGCCACCTGGTCATCACCGCTCGTAAGGACAATCCGGCCAACTACCAGTGCTGGTACGGAAGGTGCGAGTACACCTCGGCCCGGCTGAACACCGCCGGCAAGTTCACCGCCCAGTACGGCCGTGTCGAGGCCACCCTGAAGGTTCCGCGCGGGCAGGGCATGTGGCCCGCGTTCTGGATGCTCGGCAACGACATCGGTTCGGTCGGCTGGCCCGCGTCGGGTGAGATCGACGTCATGGAGAACGTCGGCTACGAGCCGTCGACCATCCACGGCACGATCCACGGACCGGGATACTCCGGCTCGGCCGGCATCGGCGCCGGGTACACCCTGCCGAACGGCCAGCAGTTCGCGGACGGTTTCCACACCTTCGCGGTCGACTGGGCGCCGAACTCAATCAAGTGGTCGGTCGACGGCATCGTCTACCAGACGCGCACGCCCGCCGATGTGGGCGGCAACGCATGGGTGTTCAACAAGCCGTTCTACCTGATCCTCAACCTCGCGGTCGGCGGCTACTGGCCCGGCGACCCGAACAGCTCCACCGTCTTCCCGCAGTACCTCGTCGTCGATGAGGTGAAGGTGACGACGGGCACCACCTCGGGCACCGGGGTCCCGATCAGGGGCCTCGCGGGCAAGTGCGTGGACGTGGCCGGGGCCAGCTCGGCCAACGGCGCCGCCGTACAGCTCTACGACTGCAACTCGAGCGCCGCCCAGCAGTGGACGGTCGGCTCGGACGGCACGATCCGCGCCCTCGGCAAGTGCCTCGATGTCACGAGCGGCGGCACCGCGGACGGCTCGACCGTGCAGCTCTACGACTGCAACGGGAGTGCCGCCCAGCAATGGGTCGTCAGTTCGGCCAATGACATCGTGAACCCCCAGGCCAACAAGTGCCTGGACGTCACGGGCAGCAACTCGGCCAATGCCACACGTCTGCAGATCTGGACGTGCACCGGTGCGGCCAACCAGAAGTGGACGGTTGGCTGA
- a CDS encoding peptidase inhibitor family I36 protein translates to MIAKRLATAAAAALLALGGGLALATPSGAADCPSGNFCVWENANFDGQRANWSGDDGWWESWIADTDSSWANHGISGPGVKDHVKVYEDAYQGGAMTICLTPGEEVGYNGVANDRGDSHTWAMSC, encoded by the coding sequence ATGATCGCCAAGCGTCTCGCCACCGCAGCAGCAGCCGCCCTCCTCGCCCTCGGGGGCGGACTGGCCCTTGCCACACCCTCCGGCGCGGCGGACTGTCCCAGCGGCAACTTCTGCGTCTGGGAGAACGCCAACTTCGACGGTCAGCGAGCCAACTGGTCCGGGGACGACGGCTGGTGGGAGAGCTGGATCGCCGACACGGACTCCTCGTGGGCCAACCACGGCATCTCGGGACCGGGCGTCAAGGATCACGTCAAGGTCTACGAAGACGCCTACCAGGGCGGTGCCATGACCATCTGCCTCACCCCGGGCGAGGAGGTCGGCTACAACGGCGTCGCCAACGACCGCGGCGACTCGCACACATGGGCCATGAGCTGCTGA
- a CDS encoding PHP domain-containing protein, with protein MDPVEALDRIAFLLERDQAPTYRVRAFRTAEAVLAALPEGEVEERVAAGSLESLKGVGPKTAQVVREALAGQVPGYLEKLEQAAGAPLAQGGEGLRALLRGDCHLHSDWSDGGSPIEEMGRTAARLGHDWAVLTDHSPRLTVARGLSPDRLREQLAVVAELNRRWAPFRLLTGIECDILDDGSLDQEPELLERLDVVVVSVHSKLRMDARPMTRRMVAAVRNPLADVLGHCTGRLITGRGRPESEFDADAVFGACAESGTAVEINSRPERLDPPRRLLRRAVDAGVLFSVDTDAHAPGQLDWQIHGCARAEECGVPAERVITTWTADELLSWTRDRTTPARVSGA; from the coding sequence ATGGATCCCGTCGAGGCGCTGGACCGGATCGCGTTCCTGCTGGAGCGGGACCAGGCCCCCACCTATCGCGTACGTGCCTTCCGCACCGCCGAGGCCGTGCTGGCCGCGCTGCCCGAGGGCGAGGTGGAAGAGCGCGTGGCCGCCGGGTCACTGGAGTCGCTCAAGGGCGTCGGACCCAAGACGGCGCAGGTCGTGCGGGAGGCGCTGGCCGGTCAGGTGCCCGGCTATCTGGAGAAGCTCGAGCAGGCGGCCGGGGCGCCGCTCGCCCAGGGGGGTGAGGGGCTGCGGGCGCTGCTGCGTGGCGACTGCCATCTGCACTCCGACTGGTCGGACGGCGGCAGCCCGATCGAGGAGATGGGCAGGACCGCGGCGCGGCTCGGGCACGACTGGGCGGTGCTCACGGACCACTCGCCGCGGCTGACCGTGGCGCGCGGGCTGTCTCCGGACCGTCTGCGCGAGCAGTTGGCGGTGGTCGCGGAACTCAACCGGCGGTGGGCGCCGTTCCGGCTGCTCACCGGCATCGAGTGCGACATCCTCGACGACGGGTCGCTCGATCAGGAGCCGGAGTTGCTGGAGCGGCTCGATGTCGTGGTGGTGTCCGTGCACTCCAAGCTGCGCATGGACGCGAGGCCGATGACCCGCCGTATGGTCGCCGCCGTACGCAATCCGCTGGCGGACGTGCTCGGGCACTGCACGGGCCGCCTGATCACCGGGCGCGGACGGCCCGAGTCGGAGTTCGACGCGGACGCGGTCTTCGGGGCCTGCGCGGAGTCCGGCACCGCCGTGGAGATCAACAGCCGCCCCGAACGGCTCGACCCGCCGCGCCGGCTGCTGCGCCGGGCGGTCGACGCGGGCGTGCTGTTCTCCGTGGACACCGACGCGCACGCTCCGGGCCAGCTCGACTGGCAGATCCACGGCTGCGCGCGGGCCGAGGAGTGCGGGGTGCCGGCGGAGCGAGTGATCACCACGTGGACGGCGGACGAGCTGCTGTCCTGGACCAGGGACCGGACGACCCCGGCTCGCGTGAGCGGTGCCTGA
- a CDS encoding SDR family NAD(P)-dependent oxidoreductase, whose product MTTAQHKIGSGFGARSTADEVLQGIDLSGKLAIVTGGYSGLGLETTRALTKAGARVVVPARRPDAARAAVDGIEGVEVDELDLGDLDSVRAFAERFLASGRTVDIVINNAGIMACPETRVGPGWEAQFATNHLGHYALVNRLWPAIAPGGARVVSVSSGGHHNSAIRWDDPHWKTGYDKWQAYGQAKTANVLFAVQLDRLGQESGVRAFSLHPGGILTPLQRHLAKEEMVERGWIDEDGKLVNPDAFKTPEQGAATQVWAATSPQLAGMGGVYCEDCDIAEPAPADGERTGVQAYAIDPEQAARLWELSAELTGVNAFA is encoded by the coding sequence ATGACCACTGCACAGCACAAGATCGGTTCCGGTTTCGGCGCCCGGAGCACCGCCGACGAAGTCCTTCAGGGCATCGACCTCTCCGGAAAGCTCGCGATCGTCACGGGCGGGTACTCGGGCCTGGGCCTGGAGACGACGCGCGCACTCACCAAGGCGGGCGCCCGTGTCGTCGTTCCCGCGCGGCGCCCCGACGCCGCCCGTGCGGCGGTGGACGGCATCGAGGGTGTCGAGGTGGACGAGCTCGACCTCGGCGACCTCGACAGCGTCCGCGCCTTCGCCGAGCGCTTCCTCGCCTCTGGCCGCACCGTCGACATCGTCATCAACAACGCCGGGATCATGGCGTGCCCCGAGACCCGTGTCGGACCCGGCTGGGAAGCCCAGTTCGCCACCAACCACCTCGGCCACTACGCGCTCGTCAACCGGCTCTGGCCGGCGATCGCACCCGGCGGGGCGCGCGTCGTCTCCGTGTCCTCGGGCGGCCACCACAACTCGGCGATCCGCTGGGACGACCCGCACTGGAAGACCGGCTACGACAAGTGGCAGGCGTACGGGCAGGCGAAGACGGCGAACGTGCTGTTCGCCGTCCAGCTCGACCGCCTCGGTCAGGAGTCCGGCGTACGGGCCTTCTCCCTGCATCCCGGCGGTATCCTCACGCCGCTCCAGCGTCACCTTGCCAAGGAGGAGATGGTGGAGCGCGGCTGGATCGACGAGGACGGCAAGCTGGTGAACCCCGACGCCTTCAAAACGCCGGAGCAGGGCGCGGCCACTCAGGTGTGGGCCGCGACCTCGCCTCAACTGGCCGGTATGGGCGGGGTGTACTGCGAGGACTGCGACATCGCCGAGCCCGCTCCGGCGGACGGCGAGCGGACCGGCGTACAGGCCTATGCGATCGACCCCGAGCAGGCCGCACGACTGTGGGAGCTGTCGGCGGAGCTGACCGGGGTGAACGCGTTCGCGTGA
- a CDS encoding alpha/beta fold hydrolase: MPYFESPVDGARLHFVDYGPAGGPVVVFVNSSYFGTEMWEYQMLPLAEEGYRCVGLDRRGHGRSDDVWGGFGLDSLADDLDGLLRHLDLRDVTLVGHSLGTAEVVRCLTRHGVDRVAGVMLVAGMVPGIVRSADHPGGVDPDLIRAGNETFRRDRAAFFADGARAFFALDLPGNELSAAYVRSMVDRCLGATARACAALGNLVATLDVAPELPKLGLPVLVVHGTHDTSAPLELTGRRAAELLPDSTLKVYENAGHGLFATHAGQLTADLREFMARA, encoded by the coding sequence ATGCCGTACTTCGAGAGCCCCGTCGATGGCGCCCGGCTGCACTTCGTCGACTACGGTCCGGCCGGGGGACCGGTGGTCGTGTTCGTCAACAGCTCGTACTTCGGCACGGAGATGTGGGAGTACCAGATGCTGCCGCTCGCCGAGGAGGGGTACCGGTGCGTCGGGCTCGACCGGCGGGGGCACGGGCGGTCCGACGACGTCTGGGGCGGCTTCGGCCTCGACAGCCTGGCCGACGATCTCGACGGGCTGCTGCGGCACCTCGACCTCCGCGACGTGACGCTGGTCGGCCATTCCCTGGGCACCGCCGAAGTCGTGCGCTGCCTGACCCGGCACGGCGTCGACCGGGTGGCCGGGGTGATGCTGGTCGCCGGCATGGTGCCGGGGATCGTCCGGTCGGCGGACCACCCGGGCGGCGTCGACCCGGACCTCATCAGGGCGGGCAACGAGACCTTCCGGCGCGACCGGGCCGCTTTCTTCGCGGACGGCGCCCGCGCCTTCTTCGCCCTGGACCTCCCCGGCAACGAACTCTCCGCCGCGTACGTGCGGTCGATGGTCGACCGTTGCCTCGGAGCGACCGCGCGCGCCTGTGCAGCCCTGGGCAACCTGGTGGCCACCCTGGACGTGGCCCCCGAACTGCCCAAACTCGGCCTGCCCGTCCTCGTCGTGCACGGCACGCACGACACCTCGGCGCCCCTGGAACTGACCGGCCGCCGGGCGGCGGAGCTGCTGCCCGACAGCACGCTCAAGGTCTACGAGAACGCGGGCCACGGCCTGTTCGCCACGCACGCCGGGCAACTGACCGCGGACCTGAGGGAGTTCATGGCCCGCGCCTGA
- a CDS encoding ROK family transcriptional regulator: MTGRNGRTVRDLRRGNRTAVLQRLYFDGPMSRYELGPATGLSSGSISNVVAELVADGLVEEAGSVDSDGGRPRTLLRVAPASGHMIGVDVGETRVRVELFDLTLTELARTERPLEQQGYDVEVIVGHIRDGIAEVLAETDIAPEQLLGVGIGVPGIVARTPGLGAVVHGQTIGWDAVPLESLLRQTCELPATVPFFADNGARTLGQAEMWFGAGRGATNAVVVLFGSGVGACLVTEDVEYGRAVEWGHLTVRVRGRRCRCGALGCLEAYAGAEALLERWREEGGRPPEGVDEETALTAMLAAAYPPEDAQGAPHTEPDAVALAVLEETAEYLGAGLSDLINLFQPERILIGGWAGLQLGSRFLPAVRRYASSYALRYPAERVSIDLGKLGPDAVTVGAAILPLADFFARGGRRAEPVGEGPSPAWRTALEDRAPH, encoded by the coding sequence ATGACGGGGCGGAACGGGCGGACAGTCCGTGACCTGCGGCGGGGCAATCGAACCGCTGTACTGCAACGGTTGTATTTCGACGGGCCGATGAGCCGCTACGAACTGGGTCCGGCCACCGGACTGAGTTCCGGTTCCATCAGCAACGTGGTCGCGGAACTGGTCGCCGACGGTCTGGTCGAGGAGGCCGGCAGCGTCGACTCCGACGGCGGCCGCCCGCGCACCCTGCTGCGGGTGGCGCCCGCCAGCGGCCACATGATCGGCGTGGACGTCGGTGAAACCCGCGTGCGCGTCGAGCTCTTCGACCTCACACTCACCGAACTCGCCCGCACCGAACGCCCGTTGGAGCAGCAGGGCTACGACGTCGAGGTCATCGTCGGCCACATCCGCGACGGCATCGCCGAGGTCCTGGCGGAGACGGACATCGCCCCGGAGCAGCTCCTCGGCGTCGGCATCGGAGTCCCCGGCATAGTGGCCCGTACCCCCGGACTCGGCGCGGTGGTGCACGGCCAGACGATCGGCTGGGACGCCGTCCCGCTCGAATCCCTGCTCCGCCAGACCTGCGAACTCCCCGCCACCGTCCCGTTCTTCGCCGACAATGGCGCCCGCACCCTCGGCCAGGCCGAGATGTGGTTCGGCGCCGGCCGCGGCGCCACCAACGCGGTCGTGGTCCTCTTCGGCTCCGGCGTCGGCGCGTGCCTCGTCACGGAGGACGTGGAGTACGGCAGGGCCGTCGAATGGGGGCATCTGACCGTACGGGTCAGGGGGCGCCGCTGCCGTTGCGGCGCCCTGGGCTGCCTGGAGGCGTACGCGGGGGCGGAGGCGCTCCTGGAACGCTGGCGCGAGGAGGGCGGGCGCCCGCCGGAGGGCGTCGACGAGGAGACGGCGCTGACCGCGATGCTCGCGGCCGCCTACCCGCCCGAGGACGCCCAGGGTGCCCCGCACACCGAGCCCGACGCCGTGGCGCTCGCCGTTCTTGAGGAGACCGCCGAGTACCTGGGCGCAGGCCTGTCCGACCTGATCAACCTCTTCCAGCCCGAGCGCATCCTCATCGGCGGCTGGGCGGGCCTCCAGCTCGGCTCCCGCTTCCTGCCCGCCGTACGCCGGTACGCGTCCTCGTACGCCCTGCGCTATCCGGCCGAGCGTGTCTCCATCGACCTGGGCAAGCTGGGCCCGGACGCGGTCACCGTCGGTGCCGCGATCCTGCCCCTCGCCGACTTCTTCGCCCGCGGCGGCCGACGGGCCGAACCGGTCGGCGAGGGCCCCTCTCCGGCCTGGCGCACGGCGCTGGAGGACCGCGCACCGCACTGA
- a CDS encoding sugar ABC transporter substrate-binding protein, which produces MRRIRAAAAGAVTVSMLTAVTACGGGSSTDGGSNDSPKTLTYWASNQGASVEIDKKVLQPELDKFEKDTGIKVELEVVPWSDLLNRILTATTSGQGPDVLNIGNTWSASLQATGALLPWDTKNFDKIGGKDRFVDSALGSTGAQGQDPAAVPLYSMSYALYYNKKMFADAGIAKPPTTWDEFVADGKKLSKGGKWGTAFEGSNPAENIHHAVVFAKQHGGDFFTADGKPDFTNDGAVEGVKQFVDLMATDKIVAPGNAEYAQNQSVSDFATGKTGMLLWQSASANLESQGMSADDFGIAPVPVQSGAPGTGDNVNSMVMGINLSVFKNTDNLDGSTKFVKFMTSDAEQKILNTAYSSIPPVKTAQTDAAFNTPATAVLKDTLAKSAVAAPQVADESQFETAVGTAIKNLFADAAAGKPVTTESVKAQLEKAQTQMPTK; this is translated from the coding sequence ATGCGCAGAATCCGAGCCGCGGCCGCCGGTGCGGTCACTGTCTCCATGCTGACCGCCGTGACCGCCTGTGGTGGCGGCTCGTCGACGGACGGTGGATCCAATGACTCGCCGAAGACGCTGACCTACTGGGCCTCCAACCAGGGCGCCAGCGTCGAGATCGACAAGAAGGTCCTCCAGCCCGAACTCGACAAGTTCGAGAAGGACACCGGCATCAAGGTGGAACTGGAGGTCGTGCCCTGGTCGGATCTGCTCAACCGGATCCTCACCGCGACCACCTCGGGCCAGGGCCCCGACGTCCTGAACATAGGCAACACCTGGAGCGCTTCGCTGCAGGCCACCGGGGCGCTGCTGCCCTGGGACACGAAGAACTTCGACAAGATCGGCGGCAAGGACCGCTTCGTCGACTCGGCGCTCGGCTCCACGGGCGCGCAGGGCCAGGACCCGGCCGCGGTGCCGCTGTACTCGATGTCGTACGCGCTCTACTACAACAAGAAGATGTTCGCCGACGCCGGCATCGCCAAGCCGCCGACCACCTGGGACGAGTTCGTCGCCGACGGCAAGAAGCTTTCCAAGGGCGGCAAGTGGGGAACGGCCTTCGAAGGCTCGAACCCCGCGGAGAACATCCACCATGCCGTCGTCTTCGCCAAGCAGCACGGGGGCGACTTCTTCACCGCCGACGGCAAGCCGGACTTCACCAACGACGGCGCGGTCGAGGGGGTCAAGCAATTCGTCGACCTGATGGCGACGGACAAGATCGTCGCGCCGGGCAACGCCGAGTACGCGCAGAACCAGTCCGTGAGCGACTTCGCCACGGGCAAGACGGGGATGCTGCTCTGGCAGTCCGCGTCCGCCAACCTGGAGTCGCAGGGCATGAGCGCGGACGACTTCGGCATCGCTCCGGTGCCCGTGCAGTCCGGCGCCCCGGGGACCGGCGACAACGTCAACTCGATGGTCATGGGCATCAACCTGTCCGTCTTCAAGAACACCGACAACCTCGACGGCTCGACCAAGTTCGTGAAGTTCATGACCAGCGACGCCGAGCAGAAGATCCTCAACACGGCGTACAGCTCCATCCCGCCGGTCAAGACCGCCCAGACGGACGCCGCCTTCAACACCCCGGCTACCGCCGTGCTCAAGGACACGCTCGCCAAGAGCGCCGTCGCGGCTCCGCAGGTCGCTGACGAGTCCCAGTTCGAGACGGCCGTCGGTACGGCCATCAAGAACCTGTTCGCCGACGCCGCCGCCGGAAAGCCGGTGACCACGGAGTCGGTGAAGGCCCAGCTCGAGAAGGCCCAGACGCAGATGCCGACGAAGTGA